In the Oreochromis aureus strain Israel breed Guangdong linkage group 14, ZZ_aureus, whole genome shotgun sequence genome, one interval contains:
- the LOC116329780 gene encoding presenilins-associated rhomboid-like protein, mitochondrial → MAWRSCSVLLRLTGDEGLRSSVRGGRWPQSFQQRCGFRKAARKPESKKVEEELGPAHSESSEAAAQRRTPAPHWDHQAPPSPPRAFGRLVRPLVFTIGFTGCSFGSAAIWQYESLKSRVQSYFDELRADWLEKVRPQKRGDIRKEINQWWNSLSEGQRTVTGIIAANAIVFCCWRVPSLQRFMIRYFTANPASRTLCSPMILSTFSHFSFFHMAANMYVLWSFSTSAVSMLGREQFMAVYLSAGVISTFVSYVCKMATGRFGPSLGASGAIMTVLAAVCTKMPEAKLAIIFLPMFTFTAGNALKAIVAMDTAGLVLGWRFFDHAAHLGGAMFGIWYVLFGHELIWKNREPFVKLWHDFRTRRGPGGGGGGGGDRGGAI, encoded by the exons ATGGCGTGGAGGAGCTGCTCCGTCCTGCTCAGACTGACCGGAGATGAAGGCTTACGGAGCTCCGTGAGGGGTGGCAG GTGGCCTCAGAGCTTCCAGCAGAGATGCGGCTTCAGGAAAGCTGCACGGAAACCCGAGTCCAAGAAGGTGGAAGAGGAGTTAGGTCCCGCCCACAGTGAATCCTCTGAAGCTGCGGCCCAGCGCCGGACCCCGGCTCCGCACTGGGACCATCAAGCTCCGCCCAGTCCCCCACGCGCCTTCGGCCGGCTCGTCAGGCCGCTCGTCTTTACCATCGGG TTTACAGGCTGCTCCTTCGGCTCGGCGGCCATCTGGCAGTACGAGTCCCTCAAGTCTCGAGTGCAGAGCTACTTTGACGAGCTGCGAGCCGATTGGCTGGAGAAGGTGCGACCTCAGAAACGAGGAGACATCCGCAAAGAG ATCAACCAATGGTGGAACAGCCTGAGTGAGGGCCAGAGGACGGTAACAG GGATCATTGCTGCTAACGCCATCGTGTTCTGCTGCTGGAGAGTGCCGTCTCTGCAGCGCTTCATGATCAGATACTTCACCGCCAACCCGGCCTCCA GGACTCTGTGCTCTCCCATGATTCTCTCCACCTTCAGTCACTTCTCATTCTTCCACATGGCGGCCAACATGTACGTCCTCTGGAGCTTCTCCACCAGTGCCGTCTCCATGCTGGGCCGAGAGCAGTTCATGGCCGTGTATCTGTCTGCAG GTGTTATTTCTACATTTGTCAGTTATGTGTGCAAGATGGCCACGGGGAGGTTCGGCCCGTCTCTCGGAGCG tcTGGCGCCATCATGACCGTCCTCGCTGCTGTTTGTACCAAAATGCCTGAAGCCAAACTGGCCATCATTTTCCTCCCCATGTTCACCTTCACCGCTGGCAAC gCTCTCAAGGCCATCGTTGCCATGGATACAGCAGGCCTGGTGCTTGGATGGAGGTTTTTCGACCATGCTGCTCATTTAGGAGGAGCCATGTTTGGAAT CTGGTACGTTCTGTTCGGCCACGAGTTGATCTGGAAGAACCGAGAACCTTTCGTCAAGCTTTGGCACGACTTCAGAACTCGAAGGGGAccgggaggaggaggaggaggcggaggggACCGAGGAGGCGCCATTTAG
- the LOC116329759 gene encoding claudin-1 — protein MAVGLQIVGLFLGVVSWCLQSSCTSNQVWKMRSQSESVTTSQWQFEGLWMSCAATSMGSIQCSKFKTVLGLSAHLQTCRALMILSLLFGLTSIIVSVLGLKCTKLGRTPEQVKAKIILSGGILFILSGLFTLVAVSWYAARVINDFYDPLYGGVRFELGTGLYLGWAAAGLAILGGSMLCCSSKTTPSTPPARQFSYYSTTGQGQSIYRAAPASDASGSKAYV, from the exons ATGGCGGTGGGCCTGCAGATTGTGGGTCTGTTTCTGGGCGTGGTGTCCTGGTGTCTACAGTCCAGCTGTACCTCCAACCAGGTGTGGAAGATGAGGAGTCAGTCGGAGTCTGTCACCACCAGCCAGTGGCAGTTCGAGGGCCTGTGGATGAGCTGTGCTGCCACCTCGATGGGGTCCATCCAGTGCAGCAAGTTCAAGACAGTGCTGGGACTGTCGG CTCACCTGCAGACCTGCAGGGCTCTGATGATCCTGTCCCTGCTCTTCGGTCTGACCTCCATCATCGTCTCCGTGCTGGGACTCAAATGCACCAAACTCGGCAGAACGCCCGAGCAGGTCAAAGCCAAGATCATCCTGAGCGGAGGGATCCTCTTCATCCTGTCGG gTCTCTTCACTCTGGTCGCCGTGTCCTGGTACGCTGCCAGAGTCATCAACGACTTCTACGACCCGCTCTACGGAGGAGTCCG GTTCGAGCTGGGTACTGGTCTGTATCTGGGCTGGGCCGCCGCTGGTCTGGCCATACTGGGAGGATCTATGCTTTGCTGCTCCAGTAAGACTACTCCCTCCACCCCACCTGCTCG GCAGTTTTCGTACTACTCCACCACCGGCCAAGGTCAGAGCATCTACAGAGCAGCTCCGGCCTCAGACGCCAGCGGCTCCAAGGCTTACGTCTGA
- the chp2 gene encoding calcineurin B homologous protein 2 isoform X1 — MGSSSSSRNKIPNAQELMDQTGFSSAHLLRLYDRFECLDRDNRGYLSPNDFEAVGGLAMNPIGGRIIDAFFSSGQDTVDFSSFVRILAHFRPTDRNRNKEGTQQELPNSRTRKLKFAFQLYDLDRDGKISREELLQVLRAMLGLQVTKEQLQSIAERAIQEADLDKDDAISFDEFKKSLEKVDIDTKMSIGFLK, encoded by the exons ATGGGCTCCAGCAGCTCCAGCAGGAACAAAATCCCCAACGCCCAGGAGCTCATGGACCAAACTGGAT TCTCGTCTGCTCATCTCCTCCGTCTGTACGACAGGTTTGAGTGTCTGGACAGAGACAACAGAGGATACCTCAG CCCTAACGATTTTGAAGCAGTTGGAGGTTTGGCCATGAACCCCATCGGAGGCAGAATCATAGATGCCTTTTTCTCTTCGGG ACAGGATACTGTGGACTTTTCCTCCTTTGTCCGGATTCTGGCTCATTTCCGTCCAACTGACAGAAACCGAAACAAAGAAGGAACACAGCAAGAGCTCCCCAACAGCAGGACCAGGAAGCTCAAAT TTGCCTTTCAGCTGTATGATCTGGACCGAGATGGGAAGATTTCCAGAGAGGAGCTTCTTCAG GTTCTGCGGGCGATGCTGGGGCTGCAGGTGACGAAGGAGCAGCTGCAGAGCATAGCTGAGCGAGCCATTCAGGAGGCCGACCTCGACAAAGATGATGCCATCTCCTTTGACGAGTTCAAAAAG tcaCTGGAGAAAGTGGACATTGATACCAAGATGAGTATCGGCTTCCTGAAATAA
- the chp2 gene encoding calcineurin B homologous protein 2 isoform X2 yields the protein MGSSSSSRNKIPNAQELMDQTGFSSAHLLRLYDRFECLDRDNRGYLSPNDFEAVGGLAMNPIGGRIIDAFFSSGILWTFPPLSGFWLISVQLTETETKKEHSKSSPTAGPGSSNVLRAMLGLQVTKEQLQSIAERAIQEADLDKDDAISFDEFKKSLEKVDIDTKMSIGFLK from the exons ATGGGCTCCAGCAGCTCCAGCAGGAACAAAATCCCCAACGCCCAGGAGCTCATGGACCAAACTGGAT TCTCGTCTGCTCATCTCCTCCGTCTGTACGACAGGTTTGAGTGTCTGGACAGAGACAACAGAGGATACCTCAG CCCTAACGATTTTGAAGCAGTTGGAGGTTTGGCCATGAACCCCATCGGAGGCAGAATCATAGATGCCTTTTTCTCTTCGGG GATACTGTGGACTTTTCCTCCTTTGTCCGGATTCTGGCTCATTTCCGTCCAACTGACAGAAACCGAAACAAAGAAGGAACACAGCAAGAGCTCCCCAACAGCAGGACCAGGAAGCTCAAAT GTTCTGCGGGCGATGCTGGGGCTGCAGGTGACGAAGGAGCAGCTGCAGAGCATAGCTGAGCGAGCCATTCAGGAGGCCGACCTCGACAAAGATGATGCCATCTCCTTTGACGAGTTCAAAAAG tcaCTGGAGAAAGTGGACATTGATACCAAGATGAGTATCGGCTTCCTGAAATAA